A genomic region of Jeotgalibaca ciconiae contains the following coding sequences:
- the rsmB gene encoding 16S rRNA (cytosine(967)-C(5))-methyltransferase RsmB — protein MSKKKTNKIVHSVRYLATEMLDAIDTEGAYSNILLNAIIEKEQLNSADIGLLTELVYGVTQRKLTLDYFLQPFIRKPQKMQSWVINLLRLSVYQIVYLDKIPDHAIFYDAVEIAKQKGHTGIAKLVNGVLRNFQRTGWQDWEEIPDQTKKLSIGASVPEWLVKKFIKDFGHAKAEKLLLSLQHAPYLSLRVQNPEKLDEIREALEKEGIETERSPISPVGLRVKSGKVTHSSFFKKGAITIQDESSQLVALFGKLEKADAVLDACAAPGGKTIHMASFLDEGSGGTVHALDIHEHKIQLIEENARRMNVSNRINTHLLDAKQADTQFSKEQFDVVFVDAPCSGLGLMRRKPEIKYVVTKQGITSLQEEQYNILTAVEQLVRKGGRLVYSTCTLAREENQEIVEKFLTEHPNHRVLPANSAVNENGDEKFPSEIVTSEGYIQIFPDDFGTDGFFICVMERVE, from the coding sequence ATGAGTAAAAAGAAAACAAATAAAATTGTCCATTCTGTAAGATACCTAGCAACTGAGATGCTGGATGCAATTGATACAGAAGGTGCCTATTCCAATATTCTTTTGAATGCGATAATCGAAAAAGAGCAATTAAACAGCGCAGATATTGGTTTATTGACAGAGTTGGTTTATGGAGTCACACAAAGAAAATTAACACTTGATTATTTCTTGCAACCCTTTATTCGGAAACCTCAAAAAATGCAAAGCTGGGTAATAAATCTACTGCGTCTGTCTGTTTATCAAATTGTTTATCTGGATAAAATACCTGATCATGCAATTTTTTATGATGCAGTTGAAATTGCCAAACAAAAAGGTCATACTGGGATTGCTAAACTAGTAAATGGTGTTTTACGTAATTTCCAACGAACAGGGTGGCAAGATTGGGAAGAAATTCCAGATCAAACGAAAAAATTGTCAATTGGGGCAAGTGTTCCAGAATGGTTAGTAAAGAAATTTATCAAGGACTTTGGGCATGCAAAAGCTGAAAAATTGCTATTATCTCTCCAACATGCTCCTTATCTTTCTTTGCGAGTCCAAAACCCAGAAAAATTGGATGAAATAAGAGAAGCCTTGGAAAAAGAAGGTATTGAAACGGAGCGCAGTCCAATTTCACCCGTAGGATTACGCGTGAAATCAGGAAAAGTGACGCATAGTTCCTTCTTTAAAAAAGGTGCGATTACAATTCAAGATGAGTCTAGTCAACTAGTAGCTTTATTTGGTAAACTAGAGAAAGCTGATGCGGTGCTTGATGCTTGTGCAGCGCCTGGCGGCAAGACCATTCATATGGCTAGTTTTTTAGATGAAGGATCAGGAGGAACTGTCCATGCACTTGATATTCATGAACATAAAATCCAGCTGATTGAAGAAAATGCTCGACGTATGAATGTTTCTAATCGAATAAATACCCATTTGCTGGACGCAAAACAAGCGGATACTCAATTTTCCAAAGAGCAATTCGATGTTGTTTTTGTAGATGCACCTTGTTCTGGTTTAGGGCTAATGAGACGAAAACCAGAGATTAAATATGTAGTAACAAAGCAGGGGATTACTTCCTTACAAGAGGAACAATACAATATTTTAACGGCTGTTGAACAGTTAGTGAGAAAAGGCGGCAGATTAGTATATAGTACGTGTACACTGGCGAGGGAAGAAAATCAGGAAATTGTTGAAAAATTTCTAACAGAGCATCCTAATCATCGTGTGCTGCCTGCTAACTCCGCAGTCAATGAAAACGGAGACGAGAAATTTCCATCCGAAATCGTTACTTCAGAAGGATATATTCAAATTTTCCCGGATGATTTTGGCACTGATGGCTTTTTTATCTGTGTGATGGAAAGAGTAGAGTGA
- a CDS encoding Stp1/IreP family PP2C-type Ser/Thr phosphatase has protein sequence MQIAYGSDRGKNRKINEDFVSWFSNENGQPLLLLCDGMGGHQAGDVASEMAVSHMGEAWKPTSFTDCEQVSVWLLNTIQKVNRLIFQKSLDFTDLDGMGTTLVAATYIGKELVIAHVGDSRAYLYRNYQLKQLTEDHSLVHELVKSGEISSEEAKNHPQKNIVTRSVGTRESIQVDLTSIPVLENDILLLCTDGLSNMVDEVGIKGVLKDWLSVEEKTNKLIESANEAGGLDNISVVLADFSERREE, from the coding sequence ATGCAAATTGCTTATGGAAGTGATAGAGGTAAGAATAGAAAGATAAACGAAGACTTTGTCAGTTGGTTTTCTAATGAAAATGGACAGCCTTTATTGTTGCTTTGTGATGGAATGGGCGGTCATCAAGCTGGTGACGTAGCAAGTGAAATGGCTGTTTCTCATATGGGAGAAGCTTGGAAACCAACTTCTTTTACCGATTGCGAACAAGTTTCTGTCTGGTTATTGAATACCATTCAAAAGGTAAATCGTTTAATTTTTCAAAAATCCTTGGATTTTACTGATTTAGATGGAATGGGAACGACTTTAGTAGCTGCTACTTATATTGGTAAAGAACTAGTCATCGCTCATGTTGGGGATAGCCGAGCTTATCTATACCGAAATTATCAATTGAAGCAACTAACGGAGGATCATTCTTTGGTCCATGAATTAGTGAAATCAGGTGAGATTTCATCTGAAGAAGCCAAGAATCATCCACAAAAAAATATTGTTACCCGTTCCGTAGGTACAAGAGAGTCAATTCAAGTCGACCTAACATCCATTCCGGTACTTGAGAATGATATTTTACTACTGTGTACCGACGGATTGAGTAATATGGTGGATGAAGTAGGTATAAAAGGTGTTCTGAAAGATTGGCTTAGTGTAGAAGAAAAAACGAATAAATTAATAGAGTCAGCAAATGAAGCAGGCGGCTTGGATAATATTTCTGTGGTACTTGCAGACTTTTCTGAAAGAAGGGAGGAATGA
- the pknB gene encoding Stk1 family PASTA domain-containing Ser/Thr kinase translates to MMLLEIGKKIGERYKIIRHIGTGGMANVYLGHDLILDRDVAVKVLRYDFQNNKEALRRFQREALSATQLIHPNIVGVYDVDEDNGLQYIIMEYVEGTDLKKYIEKNGKASPEEAIHIMSQVLSAMALAHRNRIIHRDIKPQNLLIDKDNTIKVTDFGIAVALSDTSITQTNTLLGSVHYISPEQARGSMTTIKSDIYALGIVLYELLNGKVPFDGESAVSIALKHFQEPMPSIREQNPEIPQSLENVILKATAKEPIDRYESCEDMLHDLESSLSPSRAHEEVFTPAAMLDETKVLEPIKVPDKTQKEQTVTATTVEDSTAQKEKERNSKKEKKSKKKKWIFAILFLIAAIAIAAFAIFMNREPDPVEVPAISNVNENTARSLLQEANLTVGEVIEEYNEEVAEGFVIRTNPESGEFLPPSSEVDLYISLGNEPVIFDDYLGENYSDARSELRELGFMVERENVYDESESGTVLGQSIDPNTEVVAKGTKVVLTVSMGEQTYTMENLSGLNREAVESYADEYGLNVDFNEEASDEIAEGLVLSQSISPLSNFNRGDNITVTISSGPAEPEIVTFSKEITIPFEAPQEESSSEESNSESNSSESASQPARNHVIIYMKDADHKIEDVFREFDIKEEQKVTLNFRILEGENGAYIVERDGKVIMEEDNLTE, encoded by the coding sequence ATGATGTTGTTAGAAATCGGTAAAAAAATCGGTGAACGATATAAAATAATTCGTCACATTGGTACAGGCGGAATGGCGAATGTATATTTAGGGCATGACCTGATACTTGATCGAGATGTTGCAGTGAAAGTACTTCGTTACGATTTCCAAAATAATAAAGAAGCGCTTAGACGATTTCAAAGAGAAGCTCTTTCTGCAACGCAGCTCATTCATCCGAATATCGTTGGTGTATACGATGTTGATGAAGATAACGGACTGCAATACATTATTATGGAATACGTTGAAGGAACGGATTTAAAGAAGTATATCGAAAAAAACGGAAAAGCTAGTCCGGAAGAAGCCATTCATATTATGAGCCAAGTTCTTTCTGCAATGGCACTTGCTCACCGAAATCGAATTATTCATCGGGATATTAAGCCTCAAAACTTATTAATCGATAAAGATAATACGATTAAAGTAACGGATTTTGGAATTGCCGTAGCACTTTCTGACACATCTATTACTCAAACAAATACACTTCTTGGTTCCGTTCATTATATTTCACCTGAACAGGCTCGGGGGAGTATGACTACGATTAAATCGGATATCTATGCGCTAGGAATTGTTCTGTATGAATTGTTGAATGGGAAAGTGCCTTTTGATGGAGAATCTGCTGTTTCCATTGCGTTAAAACATTTCCAAGAACCGATGCCTTCAATACGAGAACAGAATCCAGAAATTCCACAAAGTTTAGAAAATGTAATTCTAAAAGCAACGGCGAAAGAACCGATTGACCGCTATGAATCATGTGAAGATATGCTGCATGATTTGGAAAGCTCTTTAAGTCCTAGTAGAGCCCATGAGGAAGTTTTCACTCCTGCGGCCATGCTAGATGAGACGAAAGTACTTGAACCGATAAAAGTACCTGATAAGACGCAAAAAGAGCAGACAGTGACGGCAACAACTGTGGAAGATTCAACAGCACAGAAAGAAAAAGAACGAAATTCTAAAAAAGAAAAGAAATCGAAAAAAAAGAAATGGATTTTTGCAATTCTCTTTCTTATTGCAGCTATTGCAATTGCAGCCTTTGCTATATTTATGAACCGAGAACCGGATCCTGTTGAAGTACCTGCTATTTCAAATGTGAATGAGAATACAGCGCGGTCATTGTTGCAAGAAGCAAATTTAACCGTTGGGGAAGTAATTGAAGAATACAATGAAGAAGTTGCAGAGGGCTTTGTTATTAGGACGAATCCCGAATCGGGTGAGTTCCTTCCGCCTAGCTCCGAAGTGGATTTATACATAAGTCTCGGAAACGAACCAGTTATTTTTGATGACTACTTGGGAGAAAACTATTCCGATGCCCGTTCAGAGTTAAGAGAACTTGGTTTCATGGTTGAAAGAGAAAATGTATATGATGAATCAGAATCAGGAACTGTTCTGGGGCAAAGCATCGATCCCAATACTGAAGTGGTCGCAAAAGGAACAAAAGTAGTATTAACTGTTAGTATGGGAGAACAAACCTATACAATGGAAAATCTTTCGGGATTAAACCGAGAAGCTGTAGAAAGTTATGCAGATGAATATGGATTGAATGTAGATTTTAATGAAGAAGCTTCTGATGAGATTGCAGAAGGACTCGTTCTTTCACAATCGATTTCTCCATTAAGTAATTTCAATCGTGGAGACAATATTACTGTTACTATTTCTTCAGGACCTGCTGAACCAGAGATTGTTACTTTTTCAAAAGAAATTACGATTCCGTTCGAAGCTCCTCAAGAGGAAAGCTCAAGTGAAGAAAGCAATTCAGAATCAAATTCTTCCGAGAGCGCAAGTCAGCCTGCTCGAAATCATGTTATTATTTACATGAAAGATGCAGACCACAAAATCGAAGATGTCTTCCGTGAATTTGATATTAAAGAAGAACAAAAAGTTACCCTAAACTTCCGAATCCTTGAAGGAGAAAATGGGGCTTACATCGTCGAACGCGATGGTAAAGTGATTATGGAAGAAGATAATCTAACTGAGTAG
- the gpmA gene encoding 2,3-diphosphoglycerate-dependent phosphoglycerate mutase encodes MRRIIFVRHGQSEWNALNQFTGWVDVDLTDIGMKEAHEAGRKLKEAGIELDLAFTSVLKRAIKTCHIVLEDSEQLWVPEVKTWRLNERHYGALQGLNKKETADKYGIQQVQEWRRSYDILPPLLTPDDPHSALNDRRYAQLQKRVVPMGEDLKRTLARVIPLWEDQIAPAVLDGKTVLVAAHGNSLRALAKYMEEISDDEIMKLEIPTGQPLVYELTEELDVIKKYYL; translated from the coding sequence GTGAGACGAATTATTTTTGTGCGGCATGGTCAAAGTGAATGGAATGCACTGAATCAATTTACAGGTTGGGTTGACGTGGACTTAACTGATATAGGAATGAAGGAAGCTCATGAAGCAGGCAGAAAATTAAAAGAAGCAGGAATTGAGTTAGACTTAGCTTTTACATCTGTCTTGAAAAGAGCCATTAAAACGTGCCATATTGTCTTAGAGGACTCTGAACAGTTATGGGTACCGGAAGTTAAGACTTGGCGCTTGAATGAACGGCATTATGGAGCTTTGCAAGGCCTCAATAAAAAAGAGACTGCGGATAAATACGGCATCCAGCAAGTGCAAGAGTGGCGCCGCTCTTATGATATTTTACCACCTTTATTGACACCTGATGATCCACATTCAGCTCTAAATGATCGACGCTATGCTCAGTTGCAAAAAAGGGTCGTTCCCATGGGAGAAGATTTAAAAAGAACATTGGCACGCGTGATTCCTTTATGGGAAGACCAAATTGCACCTGCAGTTTTAGATGGAAAAACTGTTTTAGTGGCAGCCCATGGAAATTCACTGAGAGCTTTGGCAAAATATATGGAAGAAATTTCTGATGATGAGATCATGAAATTAGAAATACCAACTGGGCAGCCTTTGGTATATGAATTAACAGAAGAATTAGATGTTATTAAAAAATATTATCTATAA
- the rsgA gene encoding ribosome small subunit-dependent GTPase A, translating into MQQGQIRKALSGFYYVYSDGKTYQTRGRGNFRVKDTTPLVGDFVEFESDNMTEGILKSIAPRKNELVRPPIANIDVGVIVMSATEPDFSTYLLDRFLVYLEGQGMDAIIYVTKIDLLNKEQEKELILHQGEYQSLGYTVLLSDYKTEKKSLDLLLEVIGGKTAVFMGQSGVGKSTLLNQIMPELALQTGEISSSLGRGKHTTRHVELIVVGEALIADTPGFSSVELEEIEEQDLPDLFTEFLANRDDCRFSGCMHLNEPNCRIKELVSSGKIKEYRYEHYLQFLEEIQNRKPKYQKNKK; encoded by the coding sequence TTGCAACAAGGACAGATAAGAAAAGCATTGAGTGGATTCTACTATGTCTATTCAGATGGTAAAACTTACCAAACCCGTGGAAGAGGAAACTTCAGAGTGAAAGACACAACGCCGCTTGTGGGAGATTTTGTTGAATTTGAAAGTGATAATATGACAGAGGGAATTTTAAAGTCAATTGCTCCAAGAAAAAATGAGCTCGTGCGTCCTCCAATCGCGAATATTGATGTAGGCGTGATTGTGATGTCTGCAACTGAACCAGATTTTTCAACTTATCTATTGGATCGTTTCCTTGTTTATTTAGAAGGACAAGGAATGGATGCCATTATTTATGTAACAAAAATCGATTTATTAAATAAAGAACAAGAAAAAGAACTGATTTTACATCAAGGAGAATATCAGTCTCTTGGATACACAGTTCTTTTGTCAGATTACAAAACTGAAAAGAAATCACTTGATTTATTACTAGAAGTAATAGGGGGAAAAACAGCGGTTTTCATGGGCCAATCAGGTGTAGGCAAATCAACCTTATTGAATCAGATAATGCCGGAATTAGCTCTCCAGACGGGAGAAATCTCTTCTTCCTTAGGTCGTGGAAAACATACTACACGGCATGTTGAATTGATTGTTGTTGGAGAGGCACTAATTGCTGATACGCCAGGATTTAGTAGTGTTGAACTAGAAGAAATTGAAGAACAGGATCTCCCAGATTTATTTACTGAGTTTTTAGCGAATCGTGATGATTGCCGGTTTTCAGGCTGTATGCATCTGAACGAGCCGAATTGTCGCATTAAAGAACTCGTTTCGTCAGGAAAAATTAAAGAATATCGTTATGAACATTATTTGCAATTCCTAGAAGAGATTCAGAATAGGAAGCCAAAATATCAAAAAAATAAAAAGTAA
- the rpe gene encoding ribulose-phosphate 3-epimerase, whose translation MLIAPSILSADFANLERDVKRAEEAGAKYIHIDAMDGNFVNNLTLGPNVVQAIRPHTKLPLDCHLMVEDPEKLIPSFAKAGADIISIHVEATKHIHGALQMIRNEDVAAGVVINPGTPVEAIKAVLGDVDLVLVMTVNPGFGGQSFIESTVSKISELNRLREEKGYDFLIEVDGGITDKTIKRCYQAGADIFVAGSYIYGAKDMERAFQKLKGAISNDI comes from the coding sequence ATGCTTATAGCTCCATCTATATTAAGCGCTGATTTTGCAAATTTAGAACGTGATGTAAAGAGGGCGGAAGAAGCGGGTGCAAAATATATCCATATTGATGCAATGGATGGTAATTTTGTAAATAATTTAACCTTGGGACCAAACGTTGTTCAAGCGATACGTCCTCATACAAAACTCCCGTTGGATTGTCATTTAATGGTCGAAGATCCGGAGAAACTGATACCGAGTTTTGCCAAAGCCGGCGCTGATATTATTTCGATTCATGTAGAAGCAACAAAACATATTCATGGTGCGTTACAAATGATAAGAAATGAAGATGTGGCAGCTGGAGTTGTCATTAATCCCGGTACACCAGTAGAAGCTATCAAAGCTGTTTTGGGAGATGTTGACTTGGTACTAGTAATGACAGTCAATCCAGGGTTTGGAGGACAGTCCTTTATTGAGAGCACTGTTTCTAAAATTTCCGAATTGAATCGTTTAAGAGAAGAGAAAGGATATGATTTCCTGATTGAAGTGGACGGTGGGATTACGGATAAAACAATTAAGAGGTGCTATCAAGCAGGCGCAGATATTTTTGTAGCTGGTTCCTATATTTATGGAGCAAAAGATATGGAGCGTGCTTTCCAAAAACTAAAAGGGGCAATCAGTAATGACATCTGA
- a CDS encoding thiamine diphosphokinase, with amino-acid sequence MTSEAIIVSGGETDNLIKLIGVQRENQKIVGVDGGAIRLLEAGISVDVAIGDFDSISKEQLENLKMRIPKVIELPAEKDLTDTEAALEFVSEHYQVDVIKMLGLLGGRVDHMMSNIWLAYQPKYRPLLTRIQILDRNNTLSYFEPGKYEISKEENKKYISFIGMTPIKNLKLVHAKYPLQGDDFTYPIALVSNEFLENTIEFSFDEGIMAVIQSKD; translated from the coding sequence ATGACATCTGAGGCAATCATTGTATCTGGCGGTGAAACTGACAATCTAATCAAGCTAATAGGAGTTCAACGTGAGAATCAAAAAATTGTTGGGGTAGATGGGGGAGCCATTCGTTTACTTGAAGCCGGAATATCGGTTGATGTTGCCATCGGTGACTTTGACTCAATCAGTAAAGAACAACTTGAAAACCTTAAAATGAGAATCCCTAAAGTGATCGAGCTGCCTGCTGAAAAAGATCTAACAGATACAGAGGCTGCTCTGGAATTCGTGTCAGAACACTACCAGGTGGATGTTATTAAAATGCTGGGATTACTTGGAGGCAGAGTGGATCATATGATGAGTAATATTTGGTTGGCTTACCAGCCGAAATACAGACCCTTGTTGACCCGAATCCAGATTTTAGACCGGAATAATACTTTATCCTATTTTGAACCAGGAAAATATGAAATTTCAAAAGAAGAGAATAAAAAATATATTTCTTTTATTGGTATGACACCGATAAAAAATCTAAAATTAGTTCATGCCAAGTATCCGTTGCAAGGAGACGATTTTACTTATCCAATTGCCTTGGTCAGCAATGAATTTCTAGAAAATACCATCGAATTCTCGTTTGATGAAGGAATTATGGCAGTTATCCAGAGCAAAGACTAA
- the rpmB gene encoding 50S ribosomal protein L28 yields MSKECYVTGRKSRSGNNRSHAMNYSKRTFKPNLQKVRILVDGKPKRVWVSTRALKSGKVERV; encoded by the coding sequence ATGTCAAAAGAATGTTACGTAACTGGACGTAAAAGTCGCTCCGGAAATAATCGTTCACATGCTATGAACTACTCAAAACGCACTTTCAAACCTAACTTACAAAAAGTTCGTATTTTAGTTGATGGTAAACCTAAAAGAGTTTGGGTTTCTACTCGTGCTTTGAAATCTGGTAAAGTTGAACGTGTTTAA
- a CDS encoding Asp23/Gls24 family envelope stress response protein: MAVKIQTEYGEIELTNEVIATVVGGAATDNYGVVGMASKNQIRDNISEILKKENYTKGVIVRQEGDGVAVDAYIVVLYGTKISEISRNVQIQVKYNLEKMLGFAAEQVNVFVQSVRVLND; encoded by the coding sequence ATGGCAGTAAAAATCCAAACAGAATATGGAGAAATAGAATTAACAAACGAAGTTATTGCAACTGTTGTGGGAGGGGCTGCTACCGATAACTACGGTGTAGTTGGTATGGCTAGCAAAAACCAAATCAGAGATAATATCAGCGAAATATTAAAAAAAGAAAATTATACAAAGGGTGTCATTGTTCGACAAGAAGGCGATGGAGTAGCGGTTGATGCATATATCGTTGTTTTATATGGCACAAAAATTTCGGAAATATCTCGAAACGTTCAAATTCAAGTCAAATACAACCTTGAAAAAATGCTTGGATTTGCTGCTGAACAAGTGAATGTCTTTGTACAAAGCGTTCGCGTATTAAATGATTAA
- a CDS encoding DAK2 domain-containing protein, producing the protein MKKTELTANDLKAMVEVAQERLSENAEYVNSLNVFPVPDGDTGTNMNLSFTSGAERVSYSDANRVDQLGRDLAKGLLMGARGNSGVILSQLFRGFSKAMEDKETLNAKEFADAFSQGVETAYKAVMKPVEGTILTVARESAVEGVEIAKETDDIIVIMETVVNSAKKSLDNTPNLLAVLKEVGVVDSGGQGLLFIYQGFLESLTGEKVSLPATTIKKADVTEIAHQENFSNIAHAVTNEEIKFGYCTEIMVKLGEGETVTDTFDYDTFRNHLNEVGDSLLVVADDEIVKVHVHTEYPGEVMNYGQRFGSLVKIKVDNMRMQHDEVTVKGTVAPKTEEEKPYAVIAVAAGEGIHNLFKSLGVSTIINGGQTMNPSTEDIMKAIDEANAEKTIILPNNKNIFMAADQAASVSEKDVIVIPSKTVPQGLTAMLAFNDQAELEVNQANMMQELDNVKSGQITNAVRDTAIEGVSIKKDDFMGIVDGKIIVSNPDRSSAVLDTLRAMIDEESEIVTLIYGVDANSEECETIVETVSNEFEDIDFEIQAGNQPVYSYLISVE; encoded by the coding sequence GTGAAGAAAACAGAACTGACTGCAAATGATTTAAAAGCGATGGTGGAGGTCGCACAAGAGCGTTTAAGTGAAAATGCAGAATATGTAAACTCGTTAAATGTTTTTCCGGTTCCAGATGGAGATACCGGAACAAATATGAATTTATCTTTTACATCTGGAGCAGAACGTGTTTCATATTCAGATGCGAATCGTGTTGACCAATTAGGAAGAGATTTAGCTAAAGGACTGTTGATGGGTGCTAGAGGAAACTCAGGAGTAATCTTATCTCAACTTTTCCGTGGCTTTTCAAAAGCAATGGAAGATAAAGAAACCCTAAATGCTAAAGAATTTGCTGATGCTTTTTCCCAAGGTGTCGAGACAGCTTATAAAGCGGTTATGAAACCAGTGGAGGGCACAATTCTTACTGTAGCGAGAGAATCAGCTGTTGAAGGAGTAGAAATAGCTAAAGAAACTGATGATATCATCGTTATAATGGAAACTGTGGTCAATTCTGCAAAGAAGAGCTTAGACAATACTCCTAACTTACTGGCTGTGTTGAAAGAAGTTGGTGTGGTTGATAGCGGCGGCCAAGGCCTGTTGTTTATTTATCAAGGATTTTTAGAATCTTTAACCGGTGAAAAAGTTTCGTTGCCAGCTACAACAATAAAAAAAGCTGATGTAACTGAAATTGCACATCAAGAGAATTTTAGTAATATCGCGCATGCAGTGACAAATGAAGAAATTAAATTTGGCTACTGTACAGAAATCATGGTGAAACTAGGTGAAGGTGAGACTGTTACTGATACATTTGACTACGACACATTCCGAAACCACTTAAACGAAGTGGGGGATTCATTGTTGGTTGTTGCGGATGATGAAATTGTTAAAGTACATGTTCACACTGAATATCCTGGCGAAGTAATGAATTATGGACAAAGATTCGGATCGTTAGTTAAAATTAAAGTCGATAATATGCGTATGCAGCATGATGAAGTAACGGTTAAAGGAACTGTTGCTCCAAAGACCGAAGAAGAAAAGCCTTACGCAGTAATTGCAGTTGCGGCCGGAGAGGGTATCCACAATCTATTCAAGAGTCTAGGCGTGTCTACTATTATTAATGGTGGACAGACAATGAACCCAAGTACGGAAGATATCATGAAAGCAATTGATGAAGCAAATGCTGAAAAAACAATTATTCTTCCAAACAACAAGAATATTTTTATGGCAGCCGATCAAGCTGCAAGCGTGTCTGAGAAAGATGTCATTGTGATTCCTTCGAAGACCGTTCCACAAGGTTTGACTGCCATGCTGGCATTTAACGACCAAGCGGAGCTAGAAGTAAACCAAGCCAACATGATGCAAGAGTTGGATAATGTAAAGAGCGGACAAATCACGAATGCTGTACGGGATACAGCTATCGAAGGTGTTAGTATTAAGAAAGATGATTTCATGGGGATTGTAGATGGTAAAATTATCGTTTCAAATCCAGATCGATCATCTGCTGTACTTGACACACTTCGTGCCATGATTGATGAAGAGAGCGAAATTGTCACGTTAATATATGGTGTGGACGCAAACAGCGAGGAATGTGAAACAATCGTTGAAACAGTATCAAACGAATTTGAGGATATTGATTTTGAAATCCAAGCTGGAAATCAACCGGTATACAGCTACTTAATTTCTGTAGAATAA